In the genome of Gemmatimonadota bacterium, the window GAAACGCTTGAGAGGTGGCAGCGGATCGCTCCAGGGGATACGGTCGTACAGGACATGATCGAGGATCTCAAGGAAGCCGGCGATGCGAGCGACGCGAGCGCTCCCTGAGGCCGGGCCGCGTCCGGGGTCGAAGACGGTTTCTTTAGGTCTGGCCGCGCCGGTGTCGGGGGCGGCTCGGGGTCGCACCGTGCTGATGCCTCGCGGCGCGCCGCCAGCCGGTTCAGTCCAATGCGCATTCTGGTCATAAACTGGAGGGATATCCACAACCCGGAAGCGGGCGGCGCCGAAGTACACCTGCACGAGACATTCTCTCGGATCGCCGCATGGGGGAACGAGGTCACCCTGCTCTGCAGCCGGTCTCCCGGCGCGGCGGAATCTGAGCAGATCGACGGGATCGACGTCATCCGGCACGGCGGGAAATGGACGTTCAACCTGACCGCGCCCTGGTACTATCGAAGACGCCTGGCTCAACGGTCCTTCGACGTCGTCATCGAAGACATCAACAAGATCCCGGCACTGCTGCCCTGGTTTATGGATGGTCCCCCGCTGATGGTCCTGCTGCACCATCTTTTCGGGAGCACGTTCTACCGGGAGATCAACCCGGTGCTCGCGACCTACCTGTACTTCATGGAACGGCTGATTCCCCGGGTGTACCGGCGCTGCCTCTTCGAAGCGGTCTCCGAAAGCACCCGGGACGAACTTGTCAGGATGGGGGTCGCGGCGGACCGGGTCAGCGTCGTGCACAACGGGTTGGACACCCGGTTTCTGGACGCCGGAACCGTCGGGGCGCCGGCCGAGGCGGAACAGAAGGATGCGCCGGCCGTTCCGGACCGGAAGGAAGCCGGCCTGGTCATTTACCTCGGCCGCCTCAAGAAGTACAAGAACGTGGACCACCTGATCCAGGCCATGGCGATCGTCCGCGAGGAGGTACCCGGTGCGCGTCTCGTGATCGTGGGCACGGGCGACCGGCGGCGCGCGCTCGAGGCATTGACGCGCTCCATGGGGCTGGACGACGCGGTGCGTTTCACGGGTTTCGTTTCCGAGGAAGAAAAACTGCGCCTGCTGACCCGCGCCGAGGTGGCGGCCTATCCTTCGAGCAAGGAAGGATGGGGCATCACCGTGATCGAGGCCAATGCCTGCGGCGTGCCGGTCGTGGCTGCGCGGGTGCCCGGACTCCGGGACGCCGTAGTCGACGGGGAAACGGGCGTGCTGGTCCCGCCCGGGGACCGGGAGGCCATGGCGCGTGCGTTGATCGATTTGCTTCGCGACCGGGAGAAGTGTGAACGGCTTGCTAAAAACGCCGTGGCGAGGAGCAGGCTCTACACCTGGGAGAACACGGCCCGGCAGACGCTGCAGGTGATCCGGCGTTCCATGGGGGAAAACACCGATGCCGCGTGACGAACCGGCGAAAGCGGATGACAGGGAGGAGTAGATGGACATTACCGTCGTGATTCCCCTGTTCAACGAGGCGGAGAGCCTTCGGGAGCTCCACGAGCGTATCGTGGCGGCCCTCGAGGCGTCGGGAAAGTCCTTCGAGGTGCTCTATATCGACGACGGAAGCCGGGATGGGTCCTTCGACGAATTGCGCCGGCTTCGTGAGGCCGACGACCGGGTGAGGGCCATCCGGTTCCGCCGCAACTACGGAAAGTCCGCGGCGCTGGCCGTCGGCTTCGAAGCGAGCCGCGGCGAGGTCGTTGTGACCATGGACGGAGACCTGCAGGACGATCCCGCGGAAGTGCCCGCCATGGTCGACCTGCTGGACGAGGGATTCGACCTGGTGTCCGGCTGGAAGAAAACGCGGAAGGACCCGCTGTCCAAGCGCATCCCTTCAAAGCTGTTCAACCGGGTCACGGGGATCGTCAGCGGCCTGAGGCTGCATGATTTCAACTGCGGACTGAAAGCCTATCGCCGTGCCGTCGTGGAGACTATTCCCGTCTACGGCGAACTCCACCGCTATCTGCCGGTACTGGCGCACTGGGCCGGTTTCCGCGTGACGGAAACGCCGGTGCTGCATCATCCCAGGAAACACGGCCACAGCAAGTTCGGCCTGGGACGGTTCACCCACGGTTTCTTCGACCTGCTGACCGTGTATTTCGTGTCGAACTACACCCGGCGGCCGCTCCACCTCTTCGGCTCCTTCGGCCTATTGTCCTTCGTCGTCGGCGTGGGCATCGCGCTCTACCTGACCTGGCTCTGGCTGACCGGCGTCGGGATCGGGACCCGTCCCCTGCTGCTGTTCTCCGTATTCCTCATGGTCCTCGGCATCCAGTTGGTCTCCATGGGGCTGATCGCCGAAATGATCGCCCACCAGGCCCGGCGCACGGAAGACTACGCTGTCCGGGAGCGGCTGGGATGAGGTCATGACCCCCACCCCGCGCGGCCGGATTTGTTTCTTCGGCACCTACGAACGCGACTATCCGCGTAACCGGACGCTCGCCGAAGGCCTGAAGCGGGCCGGCTGGCAGGTGCTGGAATGCCATGTGCCCCTCTGGGAGAAGGAAAGGGACAAGACCGGCCGGTACCTGGGTCCGTTCTCGCTTGTCCTGCGCGCGGTCGAGCTGAAGCTGGCCTGCCTCCGGCTGTTGCTCAAGTATGTCTTCACAGTCGGCCGTTACGAGGTCATGCTGGTCGGATACATCGGTCATTTCGATATGCCGCTGGCCTGGCTGCTCACCCGGTTTCCGCGCCGGCCCCTCGTCTTCAGCCCGTTGATCTCCCTTTACGATACCCTCGTCGATGACCGCCGGTCCATTGCGGAAGGCACGCTCATGAGCCGTTTTCTGCGCTGGCTGGATCGACAGACCTGTGGGAGGTCGGACCTCGTGCTGCTCGACACGGAAGCCCATATAGACTACTTCGTGCAGGCATTCAACCTGCCGCGGCAGCGGTTTGCCCGGGTATTCGTCGGCGCCGTGGACCCGGACGCGCTGGAGGGTGTGAACGGAGAGGGTGTGAGCGATCCGGATGCTTATGGTAGCCCGCCCGCTATAGGCACGCCTACGGAGGACACGCCTGACGAAGGCCCGCCCTCGGAGGACACGCCTTTCAGGGTCATGTTCGTCGGCAAGTTCATACCGCTGCACGGCTTGCCGTTCATGCTGGAAGCGGCGAACCGCCTGAAGGACGTTCCGGATATCGAATTTCACTTCGTCGGGTCGGGTCAACTGACGGATGAAATACACGAAACCGCGCGGAGACTGAACCTGGAGAACGTACGCTTCACGGACTGGATACCCTACGAGCAGTTGCACCGGTTCCTGCAGGGATGGGGCGTGTGTCTCGGAATTTTCGGTACGTCGGACAAAGCAGTCCGCGTGATTCCGGGCAAGGTGTTCGTGGCCCTCTCGGCGGGAAAGGCGGTCATCACGGCGGACTCACCGGCTGTCCGTGAACTTCTGGCCGACGGGGAAAGCGCCCTGCTGTGCAGGCGCGGAGACCCGGATGCGCTCGCCGAAGCCATCCGCCGGTTGCACGGGGACCGCGAACTGTTGCGCAGGATCGCCGAGGGCGGCAGCCGCGTCTACCGCGACCACGCTTCCACGGAACAGATCGG includes:
- a CDS encoding glycosyltransferase family 4 protein produces the protein MRILVINWRDIHNPEAGGAEVHLHETFSRIAAWGNEVTLLCSRSPGAAESEQIDGIDVIRHGGKWTFNLTAPWYYRRRLAQRSFDVVIEDINKIPALLPWFMDGPPLMVLLHHLFGSTFYREINPVLATYLYFMERLIPRVYRRCLFEAVSESTRDELVRMGVAADRVSVVHNGLDTRFLDAGTVGAPAEAEQKDAPAVPDRKEAGLVIYLGRLKKYKNVDHLIQAMAIVREEVPGARLVIVGTGDRRRALEALTRSMGLDDAVRFTGFVSEEEKLRLLTRAEVAAYPSSKEGWGITVIEANACGVPVVAARVPGLRDAVVDGETGVLVPPGDREAMARALIDLLRDREKCERLAKNAVARSRLYTWENTARQTLQVIRRSMGENTDAA
- a CDS encoding glycosyltransferase family 2 protein encodes the protein MDITVVIPLFNEAESLRELHERIVAALEASGKSFEVLYIDDGSRDGSFDELRRLREADDRVRAIRFRRNYGKSAALAVGFEASRGEVVVTMDGDLQDDPAEVPAMVDLLDEGFDLVSGWKKTRKDPLSKRIPSKLFNRVTGIVSGLRLHDFNCGLKAYRRAVVETIPVYGELHRYLPVLAHWAGFRVTETPVLHHPRKHGHSKFGLGRFTHGFFDLLTVYFVSNYTRRPLHLFGSFGLLSFVVGVGIALYLTWLWLTGVGIGTRPLLLFSVFLMVLGIQLVSMGLIAEMIAHQARRTEDYAVRERLG
- a CDS encoding glycosyltransferase: MTPTPRGRICFFGTYERDYPRNRTLAEGLKRAGWQVLECHVPLWEKERDKTGRYLGPFSLVLRAVELKLACLRLLLKYVFTVGRYEVMLVGYIGHFDMPLAWLLTRFPRRPLVFSPLISLYDTLVDDRRSIAEGTLMSRFLRWLDRQTCGRSDLVLLDTEAHIDYFVQAFNLPRQRFARVFVGAVDPDALEGVNGEGVSDPDAYGSPPAIGTPTEDTPDEGPPSEDTPFRVMFVGKFIPLHGLPFMLEAANRLKDVPDIEFHFVGSGQLTDEIHETARRLNLENVRFTDWIPYEQLHRFLQGWGVCLGIFGTSDKAVRVIPGKVFVALSAGKAVITADSPAVRELLADGESALLCRRGDPDALAEAIRRLHGDRELLRRIAEGGSRVYRDHASTEQIGRSASTVLKKLVTGGVNAFR